From Clostridium sp. SY8519:
GGAACAGGCACGCCGCATTATCAATGAAATCTGAGACAGAGTGACACACAGCAGAGAAAACAGGCAGGCTCTGCCACTGCGCGGAACCGCCGCGTCAGTGCGGACGGAAAGAGGGATCAGAAATGGTTTATCGACAGATACCGTCAGAAGAAAATAACAGCTTGCGCTATCAGGTCTGGGACGGCCCGCGGGAAGCGGCTGCCTTTTCCTGCGTCCTGCATGAGGCGGGCGGATGTGATATTCAGGATCTGACCCTTCAGCCGGAATATGACACGTATGAAAATCTGGACCGGATTCTGGAGTTTATTCGCTATAAAGCCCTTGTCTGCGCAAAGGACGCGGTGTATGTCCGACTGGATGCCCGCAACTATACCCGTCTGGAACAGTTCAAAAAGTTCGGATTTTATCAGATTGATCAGTATATCACATATGGAAATTACGGACAGGAATCCTGCGTCTGTGTGCTGAAGTATCTGCTGCGGTAGCAGACCAGGTGCAAATCATCCGGCAGGTACAGAACAGGCACCACGGCAGCAAACCGGCCGGCAGGCACAGATCAGGCGCCACGGCAGCAAACCGGCTGGCAGGCACAGACCAGGCACCACGGCAGCAAACCGGCCGGCAGGCACAGACCAGGCACCACGGCAGCAAACCGGCCGGCAGGCACAGACCAGGCAGCCATGGCAGCAAATCAGACGGTAAGTCATAAGTACAGGAGACAGAAGCATGGGAAATTTAAGTCATCTGGAACCTTCAAAAGTATACGATTATTTTGAGCAGATCAGCCGGATTCCCCGCGGATCAGGCCATACCCGTCAGATCAGTGACTGGCTGGCAGCGTTTGCCCGGTCACATCATCTGTTCTGGCGCCAGGACGAAGCGGGAAATGTTCTGATCCGCAAACCGGCATCCGCCGGCAGAAAAGACCGTGACGAGCTGATTCTGCAGGGACATATGGACATGGTGGCAGTGCGGGAGCCGGGCTGCCCGACAGACCCGGAGAAGGATCCGCTGGTTCTGCGGGAGGACGGCATGTACCTCTGGGCAGAGGGCACGTCCCTGGGCGGTGATGACGGCATCGCTGTGGCCTATATCCTGGCGATCCTGGATGCGGAGGATCTGGAACACCCGCCGCTGACTGCGCTGTTTACCGTGGATGAGGAAGTGGGGATGCTTGGCGCGCAGGCTCTGGATCTGTCGGATGTTTCTGCCAGACAGATGATCAACCTGGATTCGGAAGAAGAAGGCACCCTGTTGACGGGATGCGCCGGAGGTGGTACGGTAGAGTGCAGATTTCCCGCCGCAAGGGAGTCTGTATCCGGCATGCAGGCGGAACTTGTGATTTCCGGCCTGACCGGCGGGCATTCCGGCGAGGAGATTCATACCGGAAGGGCCAATGCCATTGCCCTTCTGGGCAGATATTTTCTGGAATTTCCCGGGGAATTCCGCTGGCGGATCCTGACAGTATCCGGAGGCGAAAAAGACAATGCCATTGCGACGGACAGCCGCGTACAGCTGCTGTTTCCGGAAGCAGGCGAAGCGATACAAAAGCAGGTGGAAGCGTATACCGAATGGTTTCGCCGGACTATCGGTCAGGAGTACCATCAGACCGATCCGAACCTGAAGGTTTCTTTCTGCTGGTCGGGTGTGGAGCAGAAGCCCGCGCTGACCGCAGAAGCTTCCCGGGCGCTCTCCCTGGCGCTGATGCATCTGCCGTGCGGGGTGCAGCGGAGAATGCCGGGAATGGAGGAAATGATCGAAACGTCCCTGAATCCCGGAATTCTGGCACTGGATGCCGAAGGAAAGGATGGGACAGGGGAGTTTGTCATTACGTACTGTGTCCGCAGTGCCAGAGAATCCTGCAAACAGGCACTGATTGCAAGGATGCGGAGCCTGACAGAATGCCTGGGCGGACATTTGCGGATCAACGGGCTTTATCCGGCCTGGGAATACAGAGAGGAGTCCCCGCTGCGTGCCTGCATGACGGAGGCATATCAGGAGTACTACGGCAGGGAGCCGGTGACGAAGACCATTCATGCCGGCCTGGAATGCGGTATTTTTGCAGGAAAAATCGAGGGCCTGGACTGTGTTTCCATCGGTCCGGATATTCTGGATATTCATACCACAAGAGAACGGATGAGCATCGCCTCGGTGCGCAGGGTATGGGAATATCTGCTTCTGGTGCTGAAAAAACTGTAGATGGGAGCGTAGGTATGAGCAGCTCGGAAGAACTTCCGAATCCGGTCCGCGCACAGAAGGAACGCGAGAATGGTTCCGGCGGACAGAAAAAGTGTTTGAATGAATATGAAGACGACAGCTGCGCAGCCCGGTATGAACGCCGGGCTCGGGCTTACCGGCGTCAGTTTCATAGCCATCCGGAGACCGGATGGCTGTGCTTTTATGCCACAGCGGTCATTGCGGAACAGCTGAAAGCATGCGGATACAGGCTGCTGGTGGGAAGAGAACTGCTGGGAGATCTTTCGCTTGCGGATCCGCCTGCAGAAGAAGAGACAGACCGGGCGATCCGCAGGGCCCGCGACCGGATCAGTCACAGCGGCGGACAGGCCAGCATGGCGGCAGTGACTTACTGGCTGAACCGCATGCAGCGGCGGACCGGCGCGCTTGCCATACTGGAACCGGCTGCCGGCAGATGGGAGCATACGGTCATGTATCGCTTTGACATGGATGCGCTGCCCATTGAGGAAAGCGAAAAACCGGGGCATTTTCCCCGGGCGGAAGGCTTTGCCTCAGATCTGCGGGGAGTATCCCATGCCTGCGGCCACGACGGACATATGGCAGCGGGTCTGGTGTGCGCGGAACGAATTGCCCGGGAGAAGATTGCGGACCGATGCCGGACCAGGTTTCTGTTTTTGTTTCAGCCGGCGGAAGAAGGGGTGCGGGGAGCATCTGCTGTGGCGGAGCGCCTGCCGCTTCTGGTCGGAGGAAGGATTGACCGCTTTTTTGCCGGACACATCGGGTTTACCAGTCCGGACTGTTTTGTGGCAGGCGCCGGGGGATTCCTGGAAACCAGTAAGTTTGACGCGGTGTTTACGGGAAAAAGCGCCCATGCCGGCCGTAATCCGGAAGAAGGACGCAACGCGCTGCTGGCCGCGGCCCAGGCAGTGACGGCCATGTATCAGATAGAAAAACCGGACAGCGGAATCGGCCGGATTAACGTGGGCGTGATGCATGCCGGAGAAGCCAGAAACGCCATTGCGGCCCATGCCAGAATTATGGTGGAAACCAGGGGTTCCGGCAGTGCCGAGAACAAATACATGAAAAAACAGGGAATATCATGTATAATGAACGCAGCCAGAGAGAACGGAGTATCGGCAGAGATCCTTCCGATGGGAGAGTCCGTGTGCGCGGACAGTTCTCCGGATCTGGCAGAAAAAGTCCTGACCATGCCATCGGTCAGAAACCTGTATTCCGAATGCAGGGCCAGCCAGGCATTCGGGGCAAGCGAAGACGCGGCTGTGCTGATGAACTATGTGCAGCGCCGGGGCGGCGCGGCCGTATATATGCTGTTCGGCACGGCACTTGCGGCAGACAACCATCAGCCGGATTTTGATTTTGACGAGTCGGTTCTCGGGCGGATGCTCAGAATATTTTACGAATCCGCCCTGCTGGAATGGAATTGAGGTAATACAGCAGTGAAAAGAAAGAATCACATACACGGAACATTTGGAACAGCCAGACGCCTGCTGGCCTGCGCGGTCAGCGCGGGAATGATCGGTACACTGACGCCGGCGGCGGTCTTGGCAGCAGAGCCCGCAGCTTCCGCGGATGGGAAGGCAGTGACAGTGGCATATTCCCCGAAAAAGGCGGCGGATGTCCTTGCGGCAAATTCTGAGACGGAGTCCCGGGAGATCCATGATACAATAAAGATCGATACGGAGACGGGCACCGTCACGGAAAACGGAACCAAAACAGATCTTAAGGAAGCGCTGGATGTGTCAGCCAGGACAGAACAGAAGCTGACAGACGGAACGAAAACCCAGAATACAGAAAAAATCACCGATTATCTGAACGGGCAGGGCATCTATCAGGTCAGACAGACCGCTGCCGGAACCCTTCAGGTGGACGCGCCCTATCAGATGCAGCGGATCATTGTGTCCCTGCGCCGGCCGCTGAAAGACAGCTTCGGCGCGTCCCATGTGATGTATTATCAGACTGCCGGACAGTATGTGCTGTCTTACAGCAGCGAACAGGCGACCCGGACAGCGTTTGAAAAACTGGCAAAACAGTACGGTTCGAACCATGTGATGCTGGATACCGCGGTGCGTCTCAGTGAAAACAGACAGGCCGGCAGCAGCGCCGGGGCGGCAAAGGCAGCTGCGGTTCATACAGCCGCTTCTTCCCAGTCCTCGCCCCAGCTGCTGAAGGGGGACTATGTATCCTGGGCGACGCACCAGTCTGGCCTGGATACCCTGAAGGAATACGCGAATGCCAACAAAAAGCTGGGCAAAGTCAAGGTGGCCATAATCGATACCGGGATTATCAAACAGCATGAGCTGTTTGAGGGAAGGACGATTTCCAGACAGAGCACAGCGATGGTAATGGACCAGGATGATGTCTCCGGCCTGAAATACTCCTATCAGGATGTGGATCAGGTCAGCGGCCATGGCACCCATGTGGCAGGCATCCTTGCGGATGCCACCTCTGATCAGGTGCAGCTGCTGATTATCCGGGCGTTTACGGCAGATGCCACCGGAGAGCCATACGCCAGCCTTTACGATCTGGCCATGTCCGTGGAATATGCCAAGGAGAGCGGCGCTTCCGTAGTCAATATCAGCGCCGGCATCAACCATATCCCGGGCAGACGCCGGGATTATGCCTCCAAAGCCCTCTATGAGGCCCAGAAAGAGATGTATCGCTACATGGAGTCCGTGTTGAAAAGCGCGTACCGGGACGGCGTGGTTGTCTGCTGTGCTTCCGGCAACCGGGAAAACGCGTCAGATTCCCTGCTTATTTCCAAACAGCAGAGCTATCCGGCCTACAGTCCTTATGTGCTGGCAGTCGGAGCCATTACGAAAAAAAGAAAACGGGCGAACTTTTCCTATTACGGAAAAGAACTGGATTTTGTGGCAGGCGGATACAACATTCTGAGTGCCTCCCGCTTTGCGGAAGACGAGTATGTGTACAACAGCGGAACTTCCATGGCCGTGCCGATTGTATCTGCGGCGGCAGCCATGGTGCGCCTGTACCATCCGGGGTATTCCAGAGGATCTGTGGTCAAAGTCCTGCGCCAGCATGCTTATTACGGCAAGAATGGCGGCCGGACCGTGAAGCAGGGATATGGCTACATAAAAATCAGTAATCCGTCCCAGGCCAGCTTGAAGAAAAAACAGTTGATCAGCGGAGTAAAGAAAAGCTACAAACTGGTCAGCAAAGGGAAAACCGTCAGACTGAAGGCAAAGAGCAGCAGCGGACAGAAGGTTTCCTACCATACCGGTAATGCGTCGGTGGCGTCGGTTTCTTCCAAAGGCACGGTCAAACCGCGGAAAAAGGGAAAAACCACCATTACCATCAAAGTACCGAACAATTCCCGGTATGATTACGCAGTAAAAAAAGTAACCGTCACCGTACGGGCTAAAAAATAAATCCGGGCACCGGCGGTGGGCGGCCCGCCCGTTTCCGGCGGCCGGAAAGCCTTCGGTTTCCAACGGTTGATTTCTGCGTTCAGCTGTGGTAGAATAGCACTTGTTTTATGCGGATCAATATCCGTGAAGGCATTTTGACAGAGACAGACCGGGAGTTCCGGCCGGACAGGATAGAAGAGAGCCAGGCGCGCGGCCGGCAGCTCGGAGATCTGGAGGTATCCGATGAGTTTAGCAACCATTAAGATTATTGTTGAGATTGCATTTATCGCGATCTGTGTGATTATGAATATTATTGTCCTGATGCAGGAAGGCAAGTCCGCGGGACTTGGGTCTATCGGCGGCATGGCGTCCAACATGGATTCCTACTGGAGCAAGAACAAGGGCCGTTCTATGGAAGGACGCCTGGTAAAAGCGACCAGAATACTGACTGCCGTATTCCTTGCGGCGGCCGCTGTTCTCAATATCGGAAGCTTTTCATAAGACCAAAGGATCGATCGGGACTGTCGGAAGATGGTTCCGATTTTTTTCGTGATAGTGGAAAACCGTGCCTGTGAGCGTTCCGGTGAGACGGCAGGTACGGAAGCAGGAAACAGCCAGGACAGAAAGGCGGATGAAATGAAAAAAAAGAAACCACAGGTACTGGTCGGTGAATATACTGCGCATCCGCGGGGATTCGGATTCGTATCGGCAGAAGGGGAATCAGAGGATATTTTTATCCCGCCGGGGAAAAATAACGGCGCGCTCCATCAGGATACGGTGGAGATCGAGGTCTGTCCTTCTTCCGGAAAGCGGAAAGAAGGGCGTGTACGCGCCATTCTGGAACACGGGCTGGAAAACGTAGTAGGTACGTATCAGCAAAGCAGAAACTATGGCTTTGTCCTTCCGGACAATCCGCGGATCCATACGGATATTTTTGTGGCAAAAGAGCGCAGCCTGGATGCCAGGGACGGACAGAAGGTAGTGGTGGAACTGACCGATTTCCATGAGCCGGGAAAAAATCCGGAAGGCGCGGTGACCAAAGTCCTGGGCTTCCCGGAGGAACCGGGGGTGGATATTGAGAGTATCATCCGGGAGTACGATGTGCCGGATGCCTTCTCCCGCAAAATCCTGAATCAGGCGGACCGGGTGGCCAAGCCGGTTTCCGAAGCGGACCGGGCCGGACGCAGTGATTTCCGAAGCTGGCAGACGGTGACGATTGACGGCGAAGATGCCAAAGATCTGGATGACGCCATTACGCTGACAAAAGAAGGGGGCATCTATACCCTGGGAGTGCATATCGCCGATGTGACCAATTATGTCCAGGAGAACAGCGCGCTGGACCGGGAAGCCCTGAAACGGGGCACCAGCATCTATCTGGTGGACCGGGTGATTCCCATGCTTCCGCAGGCGCTGTCCAACGGCATGTGTTCGCTGAACCAGGGCGAGGACCGTCTGGCGCTGAGCTGTGTCATGCAGATCGATGAATCGGGAAAAATGCTGAGCCATCAGATTGTGGAAAGTGTGATCCGGGTGGACCGCAGAATGAGCTATACGGCCGTAAATCAGATCATTACGGAGCAGGATCCGGCGGTACAGGCGGAATACGCGGAGCTGGTGCCCATGTTTTTCCGCATGAAGGAACTGTCTGCCATTATCCGCAGACACCGGGCAGAACGGGGATCCATTGATTTTGACTTTCCGGAAACCAAGGTGGTGCTGGATGACCGGGGCGTTCCGGTGGACATTCATCCCTATGAACGCAACGCGGCGACGAAGCTGATTGAAGACTTTATGCTGGCCGCCAACGAAACCGTTGCCGAGCATTTTTTCTGGCAGCAGCTTCCTTTTGTCTATCGGACCCATGAGGCGCCGGAGGCAGACCGGATCCGGGCGCTGAGTATTTTTATCGCCAATTTCGGCCTCCATATTCACGGGGCGGTGGGGCACAAGGTGCATCCGAAGGAAATCCAGAAACTGCTGGCAGAAATTGACGGGGAGCCGGAAGAACCGCTGATCGCGCGGCTGACCCTGCGGGCAATGCAGCAGGCGAAGTATACGACCGTCTGCACCGGACACTTCGGCCTGGCAGCCAGATATTACTGCCACTTTACCTCGCCGATCCGCAGGTATCCGGATCTGCAGATCCACAGGATCATCAAGGAAAATATCCGCGGACGCTTGAAAGAGAACCGGATTGAGCATTATAATAAGATTTTACCGGGAGTTGCCGAGCAGAGCAGCCGTCTGGAACGGCGCGCGGAAGAGATGGAGCGGGAAACCATACGTCTGAAGAAGACCGAGTATATGGAAAATCATCTGGGTGAATGCTTCGACGGCGTGATTTCCGGCGTGACGGCATACGGGTTTTATGTGGAGCTTCCCAATACTGTGGAAGGCCTGGTGCATATCAGCACACTGCATCAGGATTATTTCACCTTCTGTGAAGACACCTGGGAACTGGTGGGTGAGCATACGGGCATTGTCTATCGTCTGGGAATGCCGGTGCGGATACAGGTGGCACACACAGACCGGCTGATGCGGACGATCGATTTTGTACTGGCTCCGGAGGAGCAGGAGGAGCAGAACCATGAGCAAAGAATCAGTTCGACTGATCGCGAATAATAAAAAAGCATATCACGACTATTTTATTGACGACAAATACGAGGCAGGCATTGAACTGCACGGAACGGAAGTCAAGTCACTGCGTATGGGAAAGTGCAGCATCAAGGAAGCCTTTGTCCGGATCGAAGACGGGGAAGTGATCATCTACGGGATGCATATCAGCCCCTACGAAAAGGGAAATATCTTCAATAAAGATCCCATGCGGCCGAAGCGGCTTCTGCTGCATAAGTATGAGATCCGCAAGCTGGCAGGCAAGATTCAGCAGAAGGGGTATACCCTGGTGCCGCTGCGGGTGTATTTAAAGGGCAGTCTGATGAAAGTGGAAATCGGACTGGCCAGAGGAAAGAAACTGTATGACAAACGCGCGGATATCGCGAAAAAAGACCAGAAGCGGGAAGCCCAGCGAGAATTTAAAATCCGCAATCTGTAATGGAACAGGCCGCGGAGAAAGGAAGCCCAGATATGAGTAAACTGTCACATTTAGACGAACTGGAGGCAGAAGCCATCTACATCATCCGCGAAGTGGCGGCGGAGTGTGAGAAGCCGGTGATGCTGTATTCCATCGGCAAGGATTCATCGGTGATGCTGCATCTGGCGATGAAGGCTTTTTATCCGGCGAAACCGCCGTTTCCCTTCCTGCATGTAAATACCACATGGAAATTTAAGGAAATGATCGAATTCCGGGACAAAACCGCGAAAGAGCTGGGCATCGAAATGCTGGAATACATCAACGAAGAAGGGGTAAAACAGGGAATCAATCCCTTCGACCACGGGGCGGCCTATACGGATATCATGAAGACCCAGGCCCTGAAACAGGCCCTGAAAAAATACGGATTCACCGCGGCCTTCGGCGGCGGACGCCGGGACGAGGAGAAGAGCCGTGCCAAGGAACGGATTTTCTCCTTCCGGAACGCGGAACAGGCCTGGGACCCGAAAAACCAGCGTCCGGAGATGTGGAAGCTGTACAACACAGAGATCAACAAAGGCGAGTCCATCCGTGTCTTCCCGATTTCCAACTGGACGGAAACGGATATCTGGCAGTACATCAAACGGGAAAACATCCCCATCGTACCGCTGTATTTCGCGGCGGAGCGACCGGTGGTGGAGCGGGACGGCCAGCTGATCATGGTGGATGATGACCGGATGCGCTTAAAACCGGGAGAAAAGCCGGAAATGAAGATGGTGCGGTTCCGTACCCTGGGCTGTTATCCGCTGTCCGGCGGCATCGAGTCCCAGGCCACAACCATTGACGAAGTCATCGAAGAGACACTGTCCGCAGTGGAATCCGAGCGTACCAGCCGTGTCATCGACCGGGACGGCGGAGCGGCAAGTATGGAAAAACGCAAAAGAGAGGGATATTTTTAAAATATGTTAAACCAGTTCTCAAGAACACAGCTTTTGGTAGGAAAAGAGGCCATGGACCGGCTGAAAGAGGCCCGGGTGGCGGTATTCGGAATCGGCGGCGTAGGCGGGTATACCGTGGAAGCCCTGGTGCGCAGCGGTGTGGGGGCCATTGACCTGATTGATGATGACAAGGTGTGCCTGACCAATCTGAACCGTCAGATCATAGCGACCCGGAAGACCATCGGAAGTTACAAGGTGGATGTAGAGGAAGAACGGATCCACGCCATCAATCCGGACTGCGCGGTACGCACCTACAAGACGTTTTATCTGCCGGAAACCGCGGATCAGTTTGATTTTCATGAGTACGACTATGTGGTGGACGCCATTGATACGGTAACCGGCAAACTGCAGCTGATCCAGGCGGCCTATGATGCGGGGACTCCTGTCATCAGTGCCATGGGCGCCGGAAACAAACTGGATCCCACCGCCTTTGAAGTGGCGGATATCTACGAAACATCCGTCTGCCCGCTGGCCCGGGTAATGCGGCGGGAACTGCGCAAACGGGGCATCCCGCATCTGAAAGTGGTTTATTCCAAAGAAAAAGCCACCCGCCCCATTGCGGATGATTCCATCAGCTGCAGAACCCACTGTGTCTGCCCGCCGGGGACGAAACGCACCTGCGCGGAACGGCGGGATGTGCCGGGCAGCGTGGCATTTGTGCCGGCGGTGGCGGGACTGATTATCGGCGGAGAAGTCGTGAAAGACCTGATGGGGGCATCTGCCCTGAAAAATACGGAAAAGTATTGACGCCGGGGAACAGACTGCTATAATAATAGCGACACAGAGATCGGGGATGTAAAGGTTTCGACGGGGTCTCTGAAGCTGGAGAAGCGAGCCGCACGGGATGCGTCAAATTCCACCCTAAATTTAAACGCTAAAGAAGATAATTTCGAATTAGCAATGGCTGCCTAATCGCAGCTGCTTGTCTGCCGGCCTGCACCCATACGGGCTGACCAGGCATCAAACCATGTGGGAAACGACTTATACAAAGCTTTGCGTATAAGGGCGTAACATGAAGCTACTGAAGTCAGTAACCTGTCACCGGGTGCCTGATGGAGGGAATGTCAGAACAGTGACTACGCTCGTAGAAGAACAGCGGATCAGATTTCGGACACGGGTTCGACTCCCGTCATCTCCATGGAAAGTTCCCGCAATGATAGGGGAATGCATTATGGGGTTATCGGATAATACCGATTTCAGCCCCTTATCACTGAAACAGACAGGATCCCTGATATATTCAGCACTTCTTAAGAAGCTGCATTATAGCAGGGATCCTCTTTCTTTGATATCATCCGGATTTTGGCGCAGACTATCCCCATAATCCTTCTTTTTGCGGGGGCTTTTCTTTTACGCTGCAGAACTCTCTGTTTTTGGCTCGAATTCCTTCAGCTGCCCTGTCTGGAACCTATGGTATTTATTGATGTTCCGTCCGATCACAAACAGCATGAATTCCTTATACACTTTTTTGGATGATCGGTAGTTGAACCGGCGGAACCCCTCGTTTTCCTTGATGTCGCCAAAATGGCCTTCCGTCTGGATCGATCGGACCTGACGGTTATAGATGCCGTGCTCACTCTGGATGTTCCTGTGGCTCTCTGCTTTCAGCTCCTCCCAGGACTCATTGATCTTCATCATCTTGTTTTTGTCAGCATCCCGACCGGCATCATATTTATACAGGCATCTTCCTTTATGCGCGCATCCGCTGCAGTCCGCACATCCGTACACTTCCATGGTTTGTGTATAACCGTCCCGTTTATGTCTCTCTGTCCGGATATGCCGGAGGCTGCGGCCGTCATGGCAGCGGTAGTAACCCCCCTCATCATCTGCGCATTTCTCCATGTTGTAATGCCTGCCGATGTCGTTTTTATATGCGCGTGTTTTCATCTTCTCGTGTTCCTGCAGCTTGATGTAGCTGGTGATCCCGTTTTCTTTCAGATACAGGAGGTTCTTTTCGCTGCAGTATCCGCTGTCCGCAGTGAACTCTTCTGGATATCTCCCAAAGGCTGCTTTGTGTTTTTCCGCCACCGGGATCAAAGTATCATAGTCTGTCCGGTCGTTACTGACATAACTGTGGATAATGAAGTAGTTTTCCACTGCGATCTGTACATTATATGCCGGCTTTAACTGGCCGTTGAGCATGTGGTCTTCTTTCATCCGCATGAATGTTGCTTCCAGGTCTGTCTTGGAATAGCTGTTCCTGTCATCACCCATGATCTCAAAGCATTCCTTGTATTTCATCAAACGCCTTCCGCAGTTTTCCAGTTCCTCG
This genomic window contains:
- a CDS encoding tRNA threonylcarbamoyladenosine dehydratase, with translation MLNQFSRTQLLVGKEAMDRLKEARVAVFGIGGVGGYTVEALVRSGVGAIDLIDDDKVCLTNLNRQIIATRKTIGSYKVDVEEERIHAINPDCAVRTYKTFYLPETADQFDFHEYDYVVDAIDTVTGKLQLIQAAYDAGTPVISAMGAGNKLDPTAFEVADIYETSVCPLARVMRRELRKRGIPHLKVVYSKEKATRPIADDSISCRTHCVCPPGTKRTCAERRDVPGSVAFVPAVAGLIIGGEVVKDLMGASALKNTEKY
- the smpB gene encoding SsrA-binding protein SmpB, giving the protein MSKESVRLIANNKKAYHDYFIDDKYEAGIELHGTEVKSLRMGKCSIKEAFVRIEDGEVIIYGMHISPYEKGNIFNKDPMRPKRLLLHKYEIRKLAGKIQQKGYTLVPLRVYLKGSLMKVEIGLARGKKLYDKRADIAKKDQKREAQREFKIRNL
- the cysD gene encoding sulfate adenylyltransferase subunit CysD is translated as MEQAAEKGSPDMSKLSHLDELEAEAIYIIREVAAECEKPVMLYSIGKDSSVMLHLAMKAFYPAKPPFPFLHVNTTWKFKEMIEFRDKTAKELGIEMLEYINEEGVKQGINPFDHGAAYTDIMKTQALKQALKKYGFTAAFGGGRRDEEKSRAKERIFSFRNAEQAWDPKNQRPEMWKLYNTEINKGESIRVFPISNWTETDIWQYIKRENIPIVPLYFAAERPVVERDGQLIMVDDDRMRLKPGEKPEMKMVRFRTLGCYPLSGGIESQATTIDEVIEETLSAVESERTSRVIDRDGGAASMEKRKREGYF
- a CDS encoding S8 family serine peptidase; its protein translation is MKRKNHIHGTFGTARRLLACAVSAGMIGTLTPAAVLAAEPAASADGKAVTVAYSPKKAADVLAANSETESREIHDTIKIDTETGTVTENGTKTDLKEALDVSARTEQKLTDGTKTQNTEKITDYLNGQGIYQVRQTAAGTLQVDAPYQMQRIIVSLRRPLKDSFGASHVMYYQTAGQYVLSYSSEQATRTAFEKLAKQYGSNHVMLDTAVRLSENRQAGSSAGAAKAAAVHTAASSQSSPQLLKGDYVSWATHQSGLDTLKEYANANKKLGKVKVAIIDTGIIKQHELFEGRTISRQSTAMVMDQDDVSGLKYSYQDVDQVSGHGTHVAGILADATSDQVQLLIIRAFTADATGEPYASLYDLAMSVEYAKESGASVVNISAGINHIPGRRRDYASKALYEAQKEMYRYMESVLKSAYRDGVVVCCASGNRENASDSLLISKQQSYPAYSPYVLAVGAITKKRKRANFSYYGKELDFVAGGYNILSASRFAEDEYVYNSGTSMAVPIVSAAAAMVRLYHPGYSRGSVVKVLRQHAYYGKNGGRTVKQGYGYIKISNPSQASLKKKQLISGVKKSYKLVSKGKTVRLKAKSSSGQKVSYHTGNASVASVSSKGTVKPRKKGKTTITIKVPNNSRYDYAVKKVTVTVRAKK
- the rnr gene encoding ribonuclease R, with protein sequence MVPIFFVIVENRACERSGETAGTEAGNSQDRKADEMKKKKPQVLVGEYTAHPRGFGFVSAEGESEDIFIPPGKNNGALHQDTVEIEVCPSSGKRKEGRVRAILEHGLENVVGTYQQSRNYGFVLPDNPRIHTDIFVAKERSLDARDGQKVVVELTDFHEPGKNPEGAVTKVLGFPEEPGVDIESIIREYDVPDAFSRKILNQADRVAKPVSEADRAGRSDFRSWQTVTIDGEDAKDLDDAITLTKEGGIYTLGVHIADVTNYVQENSALDREALKRGTSIYLVDRVIPMLPQALSNGMCSLNQGEDRLALSCVMQIDESGKMLSHQIVESVIRVDRRMSYTAVNQIITEQDPAVQAEYAELVPMFFRMKELSAIIRRHRAERGSIDFDFPETKVVLDDRGVPVDIHPYERNAATKLIEDFMLAANETVAEHFFWQQLPFVYRTHEAPEADRIRALSIFIANFGLHIHGAVGHKVHPKEIQKLLAEIDGEPEEPLIARLTLRAMQQAKYTTVCTGHFGLAARYYCHFTSPIRRYPDLQIHRIIKENIRGRLKENRIEHYNKILPGVAEQSSRLERRAEEMERETIRLKKTEYMENHLGECFDGVISGVTAYGFYVELPNTVEGLVHISTLHQDYFTFCEDTWELVGEHTGIVYRLGMPVRIQVAHTDRLMRTIDFVLAPEEQEEQNHEQRISSTDRE
- a CDS encoding amidohydrolase is translated as MSSSEELPNPVRAQKERENGSGGQKKCLNEYEDDSCAARYERRARAYRRQFHSHPETGWLCFYATAVIAEQLKACGYRLLVGRELLGDLSLADPPAEEETDRAIRRARDRISHSGGQASMAAVTYWLNRMQRRTGALAILEPAAGRWEHTVMYRFDMDALPIEESEKPGHFPRAEGFASDLRGVSHACGHDGHMAAGLVCAERIAREKIADRCRTRFLFLFQPAEEGVRGASAVAERLPLLVGGRIDRFFAGHIGFTSPDCFVAGAGGFLETSKFDAVFTGKSAHAGRNPEEGRNALLAAAQAVTAMYQIEKPDSGIGRINVGVMHAGEARNAIAAHARIMVETRGSGSAENKYMKKQGISCIMNAARENGVSAEILPMGESVCADSSPDLAEKVLTMPSVRNLYSECRASQAFGASEDAAVLMNYVQRRGGAAVYMLFGTALAADNHQPDFDFDESVLGRMLRIFYESALLEWN
- the secG gene encoding preprotein translocase subunit SecG, which produces MSLATIKIIVEIAFIAICVIMNIIVLMQEGKSAGLGSIGGMASNMDSYWSKNKGRSMEGRLVKATRILTAVFLAAAAVLNIGSFS
- the pepD gene encoding beta-Ala-His dipeptidase; the protein is MGNLSHLEPSKVYDYFEQISRIPRGSGHTRQISDWLAAFARSHHLFWRQDEAGNVLIRKPASAGRKDRDELILQGHMDMVAVREPGCPTDPEKDPLVLREDGMYLWAEGTSLGGDDGIAVAYILAILDAEDLEHPPLTALFTVDEEVGMLGAQALDLSDVSARQMINLDSEEEGTLLTGCAGGGTVECRFPAARESVSGMQAELVISGLTGGHSGEEIHTGRANAIALLGRYFLEFPGEFRWRILTVSGGEKDNAIATDSRVQLLFPEAGEAIQKQVEAYTEWFRRTIGQEYHQTDPNLKVSFCWSGVEQKPALTAEASRALSLALMHLPCGVQRRMPGMEEMIETSLNPGILALDAEGKDGTGEFVITYCVRSARESCKQALIARMRSLTECLGGHLRINGLYPAWEYREESPLRACMTEAYQEYYGREPVTKTIHAGLECGIFAGKIEGLDCVSIGPDILDIHTTRERMSIASVRRVWEYLLLVLKKL